The bacterium DNA segment GAGTCCCTGGCGGTGCATGTTCAGGAGGCGGGCCGTCTTCGAGATGTTGCCCCCGCACTCCTGCAGCGCCGCGCGCACGAACTGCTGCTCGAACTCGTGGCGCGCGGCCTTCAGCGGCTTGAACGCAAAGGCGTGGGGCTTCCCGCGCGCCTCGCGAAGCGCCGGCGGCAGATCCGCGACCTGGATCTCGCTGCCGCGCGCAAAGGCGACCGCGTACTCGATCGCGTTCTCCAGTTCCCGCACGTTCCCCGGGAACGGGTAGGCGATCAGCGTCTCCAGCGCGGCGGGGGCGATGCCGACGACCCGGCCGTCCGCGCGCTTGGCGGCGAACTTCTGCAGGAAATGGACGACGAGCATCGGGATGTCCTCCCGCCGTTCGCGCAACGGCGGCAGGTGGATCGAGATCACGTTGAGCCGGTAGAACAAGTCCTCCCGGAAGCTGCCGTCCGCGAGCCCCCGCCGCAGGTCGCGGTTGGTCGCGGCGAGTATCCGGATGTCGGCCTTCGTCGGATGCGGCGACCCCACCTTGTGGAACTCGCCCTCCTGGATGACCCGCAGGAGCTTGACCTGGAAGTCCGGCGTCGTCTCCGCGATCTCGTCGAGGAACAGCGTGCCCCACGCCGCCAGCTCGAGAAAACCGCCCTTGTCCTTGGCCGCGCCGGTGAAGGCCCCCTTGACGTACCCGAAGAGCTCGGCCTCGATCAGCTCGCGCGAGAGCGCGCCGCAGTTGACCG contains these protein-coding regions:
- a CDS encoding sigma-54 dependent transcriptional regulator, coding for MARALVVDDDPATLKALELLLAKAGHEVTAADRGERALALVDEREFDIVVTDLRIGDASGLDVLTRVKQRSPATSVVVITGFASIESAVEAIKLGAYDYLTKPLFSDKVRIVVKRALERAALTREVDHLRRELTQHFSFETLVAKSARMQEIFEIIKQTASSDSNVLITGESGTGKELVARAIHYNSPRRERRFVPVNCGALSRELIEAELFGYVKGAFTGAAKDKGGFLELAAWGTLFLDEIAETTPDFQVKLLRVIQEGEFHKVGSPHPTKADIRILAATNRDLRRGLADGSFREDLFYRLNVISIHLPPLRERREDIPMLVVHFLQKFAAKRADGRVVGIAPAALETLIAYPFPGNVRELENAIEYAVAFARGSEIQVADLPPALREARGKPHAFAFKPLKAARHEFEQQFVRAALQECGGNISKTARLLNMHRQGLQQKMKELGIAVDGLRED